From a single Bremerella cremea genomic region:
- a CDS encoding BON domain-containing protein — MHDVSAFASTVYQALSSSPHFPGRNLQVEGTEGRVVLKGTVGSYFHKQMAQEAVLRVDGVHDVENQLEVAWR; from the coding sequence ATGCACGACGTTTCCGCGTTTGCCAGTACCGTTTATCAAGCCCTTTCCAGTAGCCCACATTTTCCTGGCCGCAATCTGCAGGTCGAAGGAACAGAAGGGCGAGTTGTTTTGAAAGGGACTGTGGGCAGCTATTTTCACAAGCAAATGGCTCAGGAAGCCGTGCTGCGTGTCGATGGCGTTCACGATGTTGAAAATCAATTGGAAGTCGCCTGGCGTTAA
- a CDS encoding ThuA domain-containing protein, whose protein sequence is MKSPILGLFTVLFLVLPVSFALAEDSWLTFEGKNGPGQGKSIVLISGDEEYRSEEALPMLAKILSQHFGFNCTVLFAVDPETGEIDPNNQQNIPGIEKLDTADLLILMTRFRNLPDKDMKVIDDYLKAGKPVIGIRTSTHAFNMSDESAYKHYDWRKNGGFGKQVLGETWVSHHGHHKGESTRGVINQEYKDNPILRGIDDLWGPTDVYGIRKLPADAKVLMYGSVLSGMKPGDKPIEGKKNDPMMPLVWTMPYQLEGGKQGTSLCSTFGSAVDFENEDGRRLIVNAVFSLLGMNDKITPDLNVDIVGEYHPSFYGFNGFKKGMKPSDYDLKK, encoded by the coding sequence ATGAAATCTCCAATTCTCGGTCTCTTTACCGTTTTGTTTCTTGTTCTGCCGGTTTCGTTTGCACTGGCGGAGGATTCTTGGTTGACGTTTGAAGGAAAAAATGGCCCAGGCCAAGGGAAATCGATCGTCCTGATCAGCGGCGACGAAGAGTATCGCTCGGAAGAAGCGTTGCCGATGCTGGCGAAGATCTTGTCGCAGCATTTTGGTTTCAATTGCACGGTGCTGTTCGCCGTCGATCCTGAGACTGGCGAAATCGATCCGAACAATCAGCAGAATATTCCCGGCATCGAGAAACTCGATACGGCGGACTTGTTAATTCTGATGACGCGCTTTCGTAACTTGCCGGACAAAGATATGAAAGTGATCGACGACTACCTCAAAGCAGGGAAGCCAGTGATTGGAATACGCACCTCGACGCACGCTTTTAACATGTCGGACGAAAGTGCTTATAAGCATTACGACTGGCGCAAAAACGGTGGCTTTGGCAAGCAGGTCCTCGGCGAGACATGGGTGAGCCACCACGGGCATCACAAAGGGGAAAGCACTCGCGGGGTGATCAATCAAGAGTACAAAGACAACCCCATTCTGCGCGGCATCGACGACCTATGGGGGCCGACCGACGTGTATGGGATTCGGAAGCTGCCAGCCGATGCCAAAGTGTTGATGTACGGTTCCGTGCTCAGCGGGATGAAGCCAGGCGATAAGCCGATCGAGGGAAAGAAGAACGACCCAATGATGCCTCTTGTGTGGACCATGCCGTACCAACTGGAAGGGGGCAAGCAGGGGACTTCGCTATGCAGCACGTTTGGCAGTGCGGTTGATTTTGAGAACGAGGATGGTCGCCGGTTGATCGTGAATGCCGTGTTCAGCCTGTTAGGCATGAACGACAAGATCACGCCGGATCTGAACGTGGATATCGTCGGAGAATACCATCCCAGCTTCTACGGCTTCAACGGCTTTAAGAAAGGAATGAAGCCGTCGGATTACGATCTGAAAAAATGA
- the tpx gene encoding thiol peroxidase yields MSRPAAITFKGNPMTLVGEEVQVGQAAPDFKLHAFGSEGLTSITPADLKGKPTIISVLPSLDTGVCQIQTKTFNQKLGGLGDKVNALTVSLDLPFAQNRFCGAEGIENIKQYSDYQDRSFGNNWGMLIDELKLLARGTFVLDSEGKVVYAEVCPEVTQEPNYDAALAALNSLL; encoded by the coding sequence ATGAGTCGTCCCGCAGCGATTACCTTCAAAGGCAACCCGATGACTTTAGTAGGCGAAGAAGTCCAAGTCGGCCAGGCCGCTCCTGACTTCAAGTTGCATGCTTTCGGTTCAGAAGGCCTGACCTCGATCACGCCGGCCGATCTTAAGGGAAAGCCGACCATCATCAGTGTCTTGCCTTCGCTCGATACCGGTGTCTGCCAAATTCAAACCAAAACATTCAATCAGAAACTGGGTGGCTTGGGCGATAAGGTCAATGCGTTGACGGTCAGCTTGGACTTGCCATTCGCCCAGAATCGTTTCTGCGGTGCCGAAGGCATCGAGAATATCAAGCAGTACAGCGATTACCAAGATCGTAGCTTCGGCAACAACTGGGGCATGCTGATTGATGAGCTGAAGTTGCTGGCCCGTGGTACGTTTGTGCTCGATAGCGAAGGCAAGGTCGTCTACGCCGAAGTTTGCCCAGAAGTTACGCAGGAACCCAACTACGACGCTGCTTTGGCGGCGCTGAATTCGCTGCTGTAG
- a CDS encoding PVC-type heme-binding CxxCH protein produces the protein MLSCRPILFSLMGFFCLASVLPAEAPRVLDPRLKLELIAEQPHIVTPIGIAFAPNGDLLVIESHTHHRQSDYQGPPKDRIRRFSDTDGDGKFDTWSTFYEGTEATMSLRTSPDGSIYVATRMEVFRLRDTNGDHVADQRDEIAHLETEERYPHDGLAGLALGPDGLLYFGLGENLGAPYTIVGSDGTKLTGGGEGGTIYHCQMDGSDLQRMATGVWNPFGMVFDPLGRLFMVDNDPDSRPPCRLLQIVPGGDYGYQFRYGRTGVHPLQAWNGELPGTLPMVAGTGEAPSGIVWYAGELWGTSWGDHRIETFHLGHNGAGVQATAQTVVQGDPDFRPVDFAIAPDGSLYFTDWVDRSYPVHGRGRIWRLSWKEQPVASQPLPLSAQEELAAKLRTSSPALDQLDSADPFLRQAAVYGLSQHLQRLQEIDLANVSSGSQRAGILEAMRWANERQFLLDRPEMLKKALNDPDDEVRIFAMRWIADLKQTDYLPQLKERLQTHPPTTRELPVLLSAIAWLESGSVGGGKDIVQQRMLVDIITDENQTPELRTIALRLIDPRSEPLKPEQLQAMINSSHAELAQQAMRTLYLRGGEFAEKVAAEVALDQSRDATLRAWGVVGLSDHADQHQEVLQQLAQDTNPIVRQEAERTLRTETIANPLPPTDLDGWLQQIQGTADIAAGSRTFFSSKGGYCVRCHRFNGNGADIGPDLTYIGQRITKRRLLESILQPSSEIAPMYVPKILLTDDGHVHVGYPITVAGINERRLFVDTTGKRFELDPATIEEEKDSAKSIMPEGFQQILSPTEMRDLVGFLLATPE, from the coding sequence ATGCTTTCCTGCCGACCGATTCTGTTTAGCCTGATGGGTTTCTTTTGCCTTGCTTCGGTCCTGCCTGCGGAAGCTCCGCGAGTGCTCGACCCGCGGTTGAAGCTGGAACTGATCGCCGAGCAGCCGCACATCGTCACCCCCATTGGAATCGCCTTCGCCCCCAACGGCGATCTACTGGTGATCGAGTCCCACACGCATCATCGCCAAAGCGATTACCAAGGCCCGCCGAAAGATCGTATTCGTCGGTTTTCCGATACCGACGGGGATGGCAAGTTCGATACGTGGAGCACCTTCTACGAAGGGACAGAAGCGACCATGAGCTTGCGTACGTCGCCAGATGGTTCGATCTACGTGGCCACGCGCATGGAAGTTTTTCGGCTCCGTGATACCAACGGAGATCATGTCGCCGATCAACGTGACGAGATCGCGCATCTGGAAACCGAGGAACGTTATCCTCACGATGGGCTGGCCGGGCTGGCCTTGGGCCCAGACGGGCTGCTTTATTTTGGCCTGGGAGAAAACCTGGGAGCACCGTACACCATTGTTGGCAGCGACGGCACCAAGTTAACCGGGGGTGGCGAAGGAGGAACGATCTATCATTGCCAAATGGACGGCAGTGACTTGCAACGGATGGCAACCGGCGTGTGGAATCCGTTTGGCATGGTCTTCGATCCGCTGGGACGACTCTTCATGGTCGATAACGATCCGGACAGCCGTCCCCCTTGTCGGCTACTACAGATCGTTCCTGGTGGCGATTACGGCTACCAATTCCGCTACGGCCGCACCGGCGTTCATCCGCTGCAAGCTTGGAATGGCGAACTGCCGGGGACTTTGCCCATGGTCGCCGGCACCGGTGAAGCCCCAAGTGGTATCGTCTGGTACGCTGGCGAGTTGTGGGGCACCAGTTGGGGCGATCATCGCATCGAAACGTTCCATCTCGGCCACAACGGAGCAGGCGTGCAAGCCACTGCCCAGACCGTCGTGCAAGGCGATCCTGATTTTCGCCCGGTTGATTTCGCGATTGCTCCGGATGGTTCGCTGTACTTTACCGATTGGGTCGATCGCAGTTACCCGGTGCATGGCCGAGGACGCATCTGGCGACTTTCTTGGAAAGAGCAGCCAGTTGCCAGCCAACCCTTGCCTCTTTCGGCACAAGAGGAACTCGCGGCGAAATTGCGGACAAGCTCGCCCGCGCTCGACCAACTTGATTCAGCAGATCCCTTCTTACGCCAAGCCGCCGTGTATGGCCTTTCGCAGCATCTCCAGCGGCTTCAAGAAATCGACCTGGCTAATGTTTCCAGTGGCTCGCAAAGGGCAGGGATTCTCGAAGCAATGCGTTGGGCAAACGAACGCCAGTTTCTGCTCGATCGTCCCGAAATGCTGAAAAAGGCCCTCAACGATCCAGACGATGAAGTCCGTATTTTCGCCATGCGATGGATAGCCGACCTAAAACAAACCGACTACCTCCCGCAACTGAAAGAGCGACTTCAAACGCACCCTCCCACCACGCGGGAACTTCCCGTGCTGTTAAGCGCCATCGCCTGGCTCGAATCGGGCAGCGTCGGCGGGGGGAAAGATATCGTTCAACAACGCATGCTTGTCGATATCATCACCGACGAAAACCAAACGCCAGAACTACGAACCATTGCTTTGCGTCTGATTGATCCACGCAGCGAACCGCTAAAGCCAGAGCAACTACAAGCGATGATCAACTCTTCGCATGCCGAGTTGGCCCAACAAGCAATGCGCACGCTTTACCTTCGTGGTGGCGAGTTTGCGGAAAAGGTCGCGGCAGAAGTGGCTTTAGACCAATCTCGCGACGCCACCTTACGGGCCTGGGGAGTCGTCGGGCTTTCTGACCATGCTGACCAGCATCAAGAGGTTCTGCAGCAGTTGGCCCAAGATACGAATCCGATCGTTCGCCAGGAAGCAGAACGGACGCTACGTACCGAGACCATTGCCAACCCGCTCCCTCCGACCGACCTCGATGGCTGGCTTCAGCAGATTCAAGGGACCGCAGATATCGCAGCCGGCAGCCGCACGTTCTTTTCCTCGAAGGGAGGCTACTGCGTTCGCTGCCACCGTTTTAATGGCAATGGCGCAGATATCGGCCCCGATTTAACGTACATCGGCCAACGCATTACCAAGCGACGCCTGTTGGAATCGATCTTACAGCCAAGCAGCGAGATCGCCCCGATGTATGTTCCCAAAATCTTATTGACCGACGACGGCCACGTGCACGTAGGCTACCCGATAACGGTCGCCGGGATCAATGAACGCAGGTTGTTTGTCGACACGACCGGTAAACGGTTCGAGTTGGATCCTGCCACGATCGAAGAAGAAAAGGACTCCGCAAAGTCAATCATGCCGGAAGGCTTTCAGCAGATTCTCAGCCCAACCGAAATGCGTGACCTAGTCGGCTTCTTGCTGGCCACGCCTGAATGA
- a CDS encoding undecaprenyl-phosphate glucose phosphotransferase — MTDRLRNIQYKSTILDGLYRVIDAVAIILGMVLAVLGAGEQPESDHRLAVAAVLAIYYVVAEFTGVYRNWRGVSTQREIACGVLTWTISLGILFLCATLFHFDHSFNRYALVSWYLTTPLLMTTARMILRTIIRWMLASGVNQLGVAIVGVNELGIQLAKNIRDTPDLGMKVYGFYDDRPSSRLPAIPDHLGACVGNLHELVEAARRGEIHRIYITFPMRAETRIRNVLNHLGDTTASVYIVPDFFVFDLLHSRWSDIRGLPVVSVYENPLLGVDGILKRVSDIILASLALLILAVPMLLVALAVKLTSKGPIFFKQRRYGLDGQEILVWKFRSMTVCEDGATVTQATKNDSRLTPIGGFLRKTSIDELPQLFNVLFGSMSLVGPRPHASAHNEQYRKLIQHYMLRHKVKPGITGLAQVSGWRGETDTMEKMERRVQCDHEYIRNWSLWLDLRILFKTVFVLFGDKNAY; from the coding sequence ATGACCGATCGACTCCGCAATATTCAATACAAGTCGACGATACTCGATGGCCTTTACCGGGTGATTGATGCCGTGGCGATCATCTTGGGGATGGTCTTGGCGGTGCTAGGGGCTGGTGAACAGCCAGAGTCAGACCATCGCCTGGCAGTTGCGGCTGTGTTGGCGATCTATTACGTGGTAGCGGAGTTCACCGGCGTTTATCGCAATTGGCGTGGTGTTTCTACGCAACGGGAAATTGCCTGTGGCGTGCTGACTTGGACGATCTCGCTTGGCATTCTCTTTCTCTGTGCCACGCTGTTCCACTTTGATCATTCTTTTAATCGGTATGCGCTGGTGTCTTGGTATTTAACGACACCATTGCTGATGACGACCGCCCGAATGATATTGCGAACGATCATCCGCTGGATGTTGGCCAGCGGTGTGAACCAGTTGGGAGTGGCGATTGTGGGGGTGAATGAACTGGGAATTCAACTCGCAAAGAATATCCGCGATACACCTGACTTGGGCATGAAGGTCTATGGTTTTTACGACGACCGGCCAAGTTCGCGTTTGCCAGCGATACCAGATCACCTTGGGGCATGCGTAGGAAATTTGCACGAGCTGGTCGAAGCGGCACGCCGGGGAGAGATTCATCGGATCTATATTACATTTCCCATGCGAGCCGAAACTCGGATTCGCAACGTGCTGAATCATCTTGGCGATACGACCGCTTCGGTTTATATCGTGCCAGATTTCTTTGTGTTCGATTTGCTCCATTCGCGTTGGTCCGATATCCGGGGCTTGCCGGTGGTTAGCGTTTACGAGAACCCCTTGCTGGGCGTGGATGGAATTTTAAAGCGAGTGAGCGATATCATCCTGGCTTCGCTGGCTCTGCTGATCTTGGCGGTGCCGATGCTTCTGGTGGCGTTGGCGGTGAAGCTAACCTCGAAGGGGCCGATTTTCTTTAAGCAGCGACGATACGGACTCGATGGCCAAGAGATCTTGGTCTGGAAGTTCCGCAGTATGACCGTTTGCGAAGATGGGGCGACCGTTACCCAGGCAACCAAGAACGATAGCCGCTTGACGCCGATTGGTGGCTTTCTGCGAAAGACTTCCATCGACGAACTGCCACAGCTTTTTAACGTGCTGTTCGGGTCGATGTCGTTAGTTGGGCCTCGTCCGCATGCTTCGGCGCACAACGAACAATATCGCAAGTTGATCCAACATTACATGCTGCGTCATAAGGTAAAGCCAGGGATTACCGGCTTGGCTCAGGTAAGTGGTTGGCGGGGTGAAACCGACACGATGGAAAAAATGGAACGCCGCGTTCAGTGCGATCACGAGTACATTCGCAATTGGAGCTTATGGCTTGACCTGCGCATCCTCTTCAAGACGGTGTTCGTCTTGTTTGGGGATAAGAATGCCTACTAG